One part of the Tolypothrix sp. NIES-4075 genome encodes these proteins:
- a CDS encoding GumC family protein produces the protein MEARETLDVDFQKLWCVLKRRWLPAIGIFSCVVVIFAVLASLQKGGYEAEGKILVKKVNQTSALTGLGEQVGHLEGLDIKSSPISTEIEVLRSIPLLEKTITTLNLKDKKGVPIKAEVFSKKIIFKAIPSTDVIQLSYSSKNSHEAVAVIDTLMKFYVENNVLTNRIAATAASEFIANELSKFQVKVHRSDAALRAFKEKNKLVSLEEESKSLVTNIQEVEIRLTETKAALAEANARSINLQKKVGMNSQKATDIDSLNRSTGVQKVLEEYQQLESLLAVEQTRFSDIHPAIENLKRKRDALKNVLQQRIAEVIGNREPVTIENLQTGQITQQMTANLVQSEVERLALSSRLEELSQTRNAYKQRIKNLPQLEQQQRELERQALVSQSTYETLLKKLQEVRIAENQNVGNARIIETAFVSKKSVTVQKIVLIFLGSFLGIFLATATIVILEIRDTSIKRLKEVKELFGYTLLGIIPSLSKKAISRRKDMEWMVPELSVRDAPRLPIAQAYQILQANLKFISSDKALRAIAVTSSVPKEGKSTVSANLAAVMAQLGRRVLLVDADMHHSLQHHIWNLTNTAGLSDVIVGQAEFNTTVKQVMPNLDILTAGAIPPNPLALLDSKRMANLIEHFSTIYDFVIIDTPPLVLGADALTLSKITDGVLLIARPGIITFTNANAAKESLERSGQNVLGLVVNGVIVENEPDSYFYYAKEYSEQKYSRQKVIKP, from the coding sequence ATGGAAGCTAGAGAAACATTAGATGTAGACTTTCAAAAACTATGGTGTGTCCTCAAGCGACGTTGGCTACCGGCAATAGGTATATTTAGCTGTGTAGTTGTAATTTTTGCAGTACTTGCCTCTTTACAAAAGGGTGGTTATGAAGCTGAAGGAAAGATATTAGTAAAGAAAGTAAACCAAACTTCTGCACTCACGGGTTTGGGAGAACAAGTAGGACATCTGGAGGGTTTGGATATAAAGAGTAGTCCTATTAGTACAGAGATTGAGGTGCTACGTTCCATACCTCTTTTAGAAAAAACCATTACCACACTCAATCTTAAAGATAAAAAGGGTGTACCTATTAAAGCAGAAGTTTTTAGTAAAAAAATAATTTTTAAAGCTATTCCCTCAACAGACGTTATCCAGCTTTCTTATAGTAGTAAAAATTCTCATGAAGCTGTTGCTGTAATTGATACATTAATGAAATTTTATGTAGAGAATAATGTCCTAACTAACCGAATAGCGGCAACAGCAGCGAGTGAATTTATTGCTAATGAATTATCTAAATTTCAAGTAAAAGTTCATCGTTCTGATGCTGCTTTACGAGCGTTTAAAGAAAAAAATAAACTTGTTTCTTTAGAAGAAGAATCGAAATCATTAGTAACAAATATTCAAGAAGTAGAAATTAGACTAACTGAAACTAAAGCTGCACTAGCAGAAGCAAATGCCCGTTCCATTAATCTACAAAAGAAAGTGGGCATGAATTCACAAAAAGCTACAGATATTGATTCTTTGAACCGTTCTACCGGAGTACAGAAGGTCTTAGAAGAATACCAACAGCTAGAAAGCTTATTAGCTGTGGAGCAAACTCGTTTCTCAGACATACATCCAGCTATAGAAAACCTCAAGAGAAAGCGAGATGCACTAAAAAATGTATTACAGCAGCGAATAGCAGAAGTAATTGGCAATCGCGAGCCAGTAACGATAGAAAACTTACAGACAGGACAAATTACACAACAAATGACAGCAAATTTGGTGCAGTCAGAAGTTGAACGCTTGGCTTTATCAAGTCGCTTAGAAGAGTTATCTCAAACTAGAAATGCATACAAACAACGTATTAAGAATCTACCACAATTAGAACAACAACAGCGCGAGTTAGAACGGCAAGCTCTAGTGTCACAATCTACTTATGAAACTCTATTAAAAAAGCTTCAAGAAGTACGAATTGCTGAAAATCAAAATGTGGGAAACGCTCGAATTATTGAGACTGCTTTTGTGTCTAAAAAGTCTGTAACTGTTCAAAAAATAGTTCTTATATTTTTAGGCAGTTTCTTAGGTATATTTCTGGCTACAGCGACCATTGTCATTTTGGAAATTAGAGATACATCTATCAAAAGACTCAAAGAAGTTAAGGAGCTGTTTGGATATACCTTGCTTGGTATTATTCCTTCCCTAAGCAAGAAAGCTATTTCCAGACGCAAGGATATGGAGTGGATGGTTCCAGAACTTTCTGTCAGAGATGCTCCTCGTTTGCCCATTGCCCAAGCTTACCAGATACTTCAGGCTAATCTTAAATTCATCAGTTCCGACAAAGCACTTCGAGCGATCGCAGTCACTAGTTCTGTTCCCAAAGAAGGTAAGAGTACAGTTTCTGCCAATTTAGCGGCAGTAATGGCTCAATTAGGACGTAGAGTACTGTTGGTGGATGCAGATATGCATCACTCCTTGCAACATCATATCTGGAATTTAACTAATACAGCAGGTCTAAGTGATGTGATAGTTGGTCAGGCTGAATTTAATACTACTGTCAAACAAGTGATGCCCAACTTAGATATCTTAACTGCGGGAGCAATTCCACCCAATCCTTTAGCTCTACTTGATTCTAAGCGAATGGCTAATTTGATTGAGCATTTTTCTACAATTTACGATTTTGTCATCATCGATACACCCCCCTTAGTACTGGGAGCCGATGCCCTCACACTAAGCAAAATTACGGATGGCGTTTTGTTAATAGCAAGACCTGGAATAATCACTTTTACAAATGCCAATGCTGCTAAGGAGTCCCTTGAGCGTTCCGGACAAAATGTTTTGGGTTTAGTGGTTAATGGTGTAATCGTAGAAAACGAACCCGATAGTTACTTCTACTATGCAAAGGAATACTCAGAACAAAAATACTCTCGTCAAAAAGTTATCAAACCATGA
- a CDS encoding glycosyltransferase family 2 protein, giving the protein MNPEVSIIIAAYNTEAYISQAIESALKQTEKNIEVIVVDDGSSDDTAKIAKSYSDPRLKVFINSQNFGQNYSLNYAIKKATGKWIATLDSDDWFAPERLEKLLHCAYAEKADMIADDLYLIRDKDSQPWSTLLSESKVHLTTIKHIEPIFLLENDVPGHWGFSLGITKPIFKRDFIIHNRVRYIEDINFGGDFCFFLDCLLHKAKCLFIPKYYYFYRSRLGSLVTMSQVKRLEEYSKAKEYFLKQDIIKNNPKLSLALSKRFDLIERSRPYLQFIEPFKQGKLLTALMEMLRNPYCLFYLIQQLPRIFLRRWHYYFARKIIN; this is encoded by the coding sequence ATGAATCCAGAAGTATCCATAATCATTGCTGCTTATAACACCGAAGCATACATTTCTCAAGCAATCGAATCAGCTTTAAAACAGACGGAAAAAAATATTGAAGTAATTGTAGTAGATGATGGTTCTTCTGATGACACAGCAAAGATAGCCAAAAGTTATTCCGATCCACGCCTGAAGGTATTTATTAATTCACAAAACTTTGGGCAGAACTATAGTCTAAATTATGCAATCAAAAAAGCTACAGGCAAATGGATAGCAACCCTAGACTCAGATGATTGGTTTGCACCAGAAAGACTGGAGAAACTATTACATTGTGCATATGCAGAAAAGGCAGACATGATTGCAGATGATTTATATTTAATCCGAGATAAAGATAGCCAACCTTGGAGTACGCTCTTATCTGAAAGTAAAGTGCATCTGACAACAATTAAACATATAGAGCCTATATTTCTTCTGGAAAATGATGTACCAGGACATTGGGGTTTTTCTCTTGGCATAACAAAGCCAATATTCAAGCGAGACTTTATTATACATAATCGTGTTAGATATATAGAAGATATAAATTTTGGTGGGGATTTTTGCTTTTTTCTAGATTGCTTGCTACATAAGGCAAAATGTCTATTTATCCCAAAATATTATTACTTTTATCGTTCTCGTCTTGGTTCACTTGTAACCATGAGCCAAGTCAAACGTCTTGAAGAATATTCTAAAGCAAAAGAATATTTTCTTAAGCAAGACATCATTAAAAATAATCCGAAATTATCTCTTGCTTTGTCTAAACGATTCGATTTAATTGAGAGAAGTAGACCATATTTGCAATTTATAGAACCTTTCAAGCAAGGTAAATTATTAACTGCTTTAATGGAAATGCTACGTAATCCATATTGCTTATTCTACTTGATTCAGCAATTACCACGGATATTTTTGCGTCGTTGGCACTACTACTTTGCTCGAAAAATTATAAATTAA
- a CDS encoding glycosyltransferase, whose product MKVALLHFCFYEYTVQLANALANYVDLTLIHPKELSAQCQNILNPNIHVYSFDKPRIRNLSNISSMSKMMDIIHKVQPDVLHVQETNDPWYDLTLMLNKMPPLVTTIHDVFRHPGDKDAVPGSEYTRRLAFYKSQQLIVHAHLLKDALVQQFHIAQPRVCVLPHGELGSMYEKLATDTSVQREPHTLLFYGRIWPYKGLKYLLEAMPLIAERIPEVKLVIAGRGENLEECFPHGHDPKRYEILNHFIPSEDVATLFKRSTAVILPYIEASQSGVAAVALAMGTPVVASKVGGLAEMIRHEEDGLLVSPGNVAALADAIIRLLSDRKLQQKLQTAGWQRCQNDLNWSNIAKQTVEVYEKAIYLKNQTEQRKNMNVETKISYTLPSTLGKLKNIVSSLRFENFQADLDRYVAIEKKHWIFLLLTKQGLWALAEYRYSRWVFTKVHIPGIKHILKLFAILWHKLIEITTGIDLPSRAEIGKGVYIAHFGGIFINENVKIGDYCTLSQDIAIGVAGRGEKRGCPTLGDRVYLAPGCRVIGAIAIGNEVAIGANAVVTKDLPDKAVAVGVPAKIINYKGNADFTIYT is encoded by the coding sequence ATGAAAGTTGCTTTACTACATTTTTGCTTCTATGAGTATACCGTACAATTGGCAAATGCTTTAGCTAATTATGTCGATTTAACGCTAATTCATCCAAAAGAATTGTCTGCTCAATGTCAAAATATTCTTAACCCAAACATCCATGTATATAGCTTTGATAAACCACGTATTCGCAATTTAAGTAATATCTCATCTATGTCAAAAATGATGGATATTATTCACAAGGTACAACCTGATGTTTTACACGTCCAAGAAACAAATGATCCGTGGTATGATTTGACACTTATGTTGAATAAAATGCCACCTTTGGTAACAACTATTCATGATGTCTTTCGTCACCCTGGAGATAAAGATGCTGTTCCAGGTTCAGAATATACTCGCAGACTAGCTTTTTACAAATCGCAACAATTAATTGTCCATGCACACTTACTCAAAGATGCTCTAGTTCAACAATTCCATATTGCCCAACCGCGAGTATGTGTTTTACCACACGGTGAACTTGGCAGTATGTATGAGAAGTTAGCAACTGATACAAGTGTGCAAAGAGAACCTCATACACTATTATTTTATGGACGAATTTGGCCCTACAAAGGATTGAAATATTTATTGGAAGCAATGCCATTAATTGCGGAACGTATTCCTGAAGTTAAGTTGGTTATTGCAGGGAGAGGAGAAAACCTCGAAGAATGTTTTCCTCATGGTCACGATCCCAAACGTTATGAAATATTAAATCATTTTATTCCCTCAGAAGATGTTGCTACTTTATTTAAACGGAGTACAGCAGTAATTTTACCTTACATCGAAGCATCCCAAAGTGGAGTAGCGGCAGTCGCTTTGGCGATGGGAACACCAGTCGTTGCTTCAAAAGTAGGTGGTTTAGCAGAGATGATTAGACATGAAGAAGATGGACTCTTAGTTTCTCCGGGTAATGTTGCTGCTTTAGCTGATGCAATTATTCGTTTGTTAAGCGATCGCAAGTTGCAACAAAAACTGCAAACAGCAGGATGGCAGCGCTGTCAAAATGATTTAAATTGGTCAAATATTGCTAAACAAACGGTTGAAGTTTACGAAAAAGCAATCTACTTAAAAAATCAAACAGAACAAAGAAAAAATATGAATGTAGAAACTAAAATATCTTATACACTTCCCTCAACTTTAGGAAAGTTAAAAAATATAGTTTCGAGTTTGAGGTTCGAGAATTTTCAGGCTGACCTTGATCGATATGTCGCAATAGAAAAGAAACACTGGATTTTTCTTTTACTAACGAAGCAGGGACTATGGGCATTAGCTGAATATCGATATAGTCGTTGGGTATTTACTAAAGTTCATATTCCTGGTATCAAACACATTCTAAAACTTTTTGCTATCCTGTGGCATAAATTAATTGAAATTACCACTGGCATTGATTTACCCAGCCGTGCTGAAATTGGTAAGGGAGTCTATATTGCTCACTTTGGCGGTATTTTCATTAATGAAAACGTCAAGATAGGTGACTATTGCACCCTAAGCCAAGATATTGCAATTGGGGTTGCTGGTAGGGGTGAAAAACGAGGTTGTCCTACCTTGGGTGACAGAGTTTATTTAGCTCCTGGTTGTCGGGTTATTGGTGCGATCGCTATTGGTAATGAAGTTGCAATTGGAGCTAATGCCGTTGTGACAAAAGATTTACCCGATAAAGCTGTAGCTGTTGGTGTTCCTGCCAAAATAATTAATTACAAAGGTAATGCTGACTTTACAATTTACACTTAA
- a CDS encoding O-antigen ligase family protein, which yields MKQLLKLAELGFTVISLLLYSGGPLTVILSGGASEGGDEESETSEGGDNSLILILFFFNYIITFVLLVLRWKKVIYVIDKNKWITALVALAVISIFWSAIPSKTISRGIAIVGTTLFGLYLASRYSMKQQLQLFAWMYGIAIILSFIFVGALPKYGVMSGLHEGKWRGIYNHKNTLGKVICPGIIIFLLLAIDSKKKGWLFWLGFLLSLFLLLRSTSTSSLLNAVMLLAASLCYRVFRWRDDWMIPGLISVITIGGSLYLFLSTNSELFLTSLGKDTTLTGRGDMWPYIFEMIWKSPLLGYGYGAFWSGPDTPSYYIWQTTGWNPPNSHNGFLDLWLHLGLLGLCLFIFEFLVITLPKALNWMRLTKKSEGLWPLLYMTYMLLANLSESTLMVQNDLFWVFYITIAYSVTLIPKNTSKLI from the coding sequence ATGAAACAACTTTTAAAACTTGCCGAACTAGGATTTACAGTTATTTCCTTACTACTTTATTCAGGAGGACCGCTAACTGTCATTTTATCAGGTGGTGCTAGTGAAGGGGGAGATGAAGAATCAGAAACAAGTGAAGGTGGTGATAATTCACTAATCTTAATTCTATTTTTCTTCAATTATATTATTACCTTTGTTTTGCTAGTCTTGCGATGGAAAAAGGTCATCTATGTCATTGACAAAAACAAATGGATAACAGCATTAGTTGCACTTGCCGTTATATCCATATTTTGGTCTGCTATACCCAGTAAAACTATTAGTCGTGGTATAGCTATTGTCGGAACAACACTATTTGGACTTTATTTAGCATCACGCTACTCAATGAAACAACAACTCCAACTTTTTGCTTGGATGTATGGGATAGCAATAATACTAAGTTTTATTTTTGTTGGGGCATTACCTAAATATGGAGTTATGAGTGGACTTCATGAAGGAAAGTGGCGGGGTATATATAATCATAAAAATACTCTGGGCAAAGTTATCTGTCCGGGGATAATTATTTTTTTATTATTGGCTATTGACAGTAAAAAAAAAGGTTGGCTTTTCTGGCTGGGGTTTTTGTTATCGCTATTTCTTCTGTTGCGTTCAACTTCAACAAGTTCCTTATTAAATGCTGTGATGCTTTTGGCAGCATCTTTATGTTATCGGGTTTTTCGTTGGCGTGATGACTGGATGATTCCTGGTTTAATTTCAGTAATAACAATCGGTGGAAGTTTATATTTATTTTTATCAACAAACTCAGAGCTTTTTTTAACTTCACTAGGTAAAGACACAACACTTACTGGTCGTGGAGATATGTGGCCCTATATATTCGAGATGATTTGGAAAAGTCCTTTACTGGGGTATGGATATGGAGCATTTTGGTCTGGACCTGATACCCCTTCTTATTATATTTGGCAAACAACAGGTTGGAATCCACCAAACTCACATAATGGATTCTTAGACCTTTGGCTTCATCTAGGTTTATTAGGACTATGTTTATTTATTTTTGAATTCTTAGTTATAACTTTACCCAAAGCTTTAAATTGGATGCGCTTGACTAAAAAATCTGAAGGTCTTTGGCCTCTTTTATATATGACATATATGTTGTTAGCTAATTTGAGTGAAAGTACTTTGATGGTACAAAATGATTTATTTTGGGTATTTTATATAACTATAGCTTATTCGGTAACATTGATACCGAAAAATACAAGCAAATTGATATAG
- a CDS encoding glycosyltransferase family 4 protein: MTQSKIVLIGASLEQNGGIATVENLIIKYAPSQTLIKHITSHDEGSVIHRIKIFYQALGLLLWKLLSKKIDIVHIHLSDGGSAFRKAILVLIALIFRQPVLIHAHGAEFDIKYSKFPKLVQQIMNAIFRRCDGFIVLSKTWKEYYVQNLGLNDKQVIILPNPTELPTQIPNRINVNKVKFGFFGRVGERKGTFDLIQAFAKLPKNILEKSELIIAGDGDIEKAKTLVESLNLSQKVTFLGWIDTRTRDALLATINVFVLPSYNEGLPMALLEAMGWGLPTIVTPVGGIPELIIANKNGLLVTPGDIKKLAESMQLVVENEQYRLELGKEARQSVAHLDVKTYWEHLNNIYTQILQLKPDLNLTPTSQTITQ, translated from the coding sequence ATGACTCAATCAAAGATTGTGCTGATAGGTGCTAGCCTAGAACAAAATGGAGGGATAGCAACTGTTGAAAACCTCATTATCAAATACGCTCCTTCTCAAACACTAATTAAACACATAACAAGCCATGATGAAGGCTCTGTAATCCACAGAATTAAGATATTTTATCAAGCATTAGGTTTATTGTTATGGAAATTATTAAGTAAAAAAATTGATATTGTACATATTCATCTTTCCGATGGAGGTAGCGCTTTCAGAAAAGCAATTTTGGTATTAATTGCTTTAATATTTCGTCAACCTGTATTAATCCACGCTCATGGTGCTGAATTTGATATTAAATATTCTAAATTTCCCAAATTAGTCCAGCAAATCATGAATGCAATATTTCGTCGCTGTGATGGTTTTATTGTCCTCTCGAAAACCTGGAAAGAATATTATGTACAAAATTTAGGTTTAAATGACAAACAAGTTATTATTTTACCTAATCCTACAGAATTACCAACTCAAATTCCTAATAGGATTAATGTTAACAAAGTTAAATTTGGTTTTTTTGGTCGTGTTGGTGAACGCAAGGGAACTTTTGATTTAATTCAAGCTTTTGCTAAACTACCAAAAAATATTTTAGAAAAATCTGAACTAATTATTGCTGGGGATGGAGATATTGAAAAAGCAAAAACCTTAGTTGAAAGTCTCAATCTGTCTCAAAAAGTAACTTTTTTAGGTTGGATAGATACTCGAACTAGAGATGCGTTATTAGCAACAATCAATGTATTTGTTTTGCCATCATACAATGAAGGTTTGCCTATGGCTTTATTAGAAGCAATGGGTTGGGGATTACCCACTATTGTTACACCAGTAGGAGGTATACCTGAGTTAATCATTGCTAATAAAAATGGTTTGTTAGTCACTCCAGGTGATATAAAAAAGTTAGCTGAATCTATGCAACTGGTAGTTGAAAATGAACAATATCGGCTGGAACTAGGAAAAGAAGCTAGACAAAGTGTCGCTCATTTGGATGTGAAAACATATTGGGAACACTTGAATAATATCTATACTCAAATTCTCCAACTAAAGCCAGATTTGAACTTGACTCCTACTAGTCAAACAATTACTCAATAA
- a CDS encoding WecB/TagA/CpsF family glycosyltransferase, with protein sequence MKVNIGGIGIDKYSFDEVIENITNHVLEKGKPSYVVTPNAQHIISLQKDDRFREIYRKAFLVVPDGVSLLWSAKFLQTPLNGRVNGTDLFQKMCEVAQEKGLKIFLLGGRPGAAEKAKETLLEKLPGIKIVDTHCPPYGFESQEKEVALINTKIKAAAPDILFVGLGAPKQEYWIHDNYQELGVPISVGIGVSFELVANMVQRAPVWMQKWGLEWLFRLIVEPKRLWKRYIIGNPQFLWLVLMQRLGLYNIESV encoded by the coding sequence ATGAAAGTCAATATTGGTGGGATTGGAATTGACAAGTACAGTTTTGATGAAGTTATTGAAAATATTACTAATCACGTATTGGAAAAAGGGAAACCTTCTTATGTGGTTACACCCAATGCACAGCATATTATCTCATTGCAAAAAGATGATCGTTTCCGAGAAATATATCGCAAGGCTTTTTTAGTAGTGCCAGATGGTGTTTCATTACTCTGGTCAGCTAAATTTTTGCAAACACCACTGAATGGAAGAGTTAATGGTACAGATTTGTTTCAGAAAATGTGTGAAGTTGCCCAAGAAAAAGGATTAAAAATATTTTTGTTGGGCGGTCGCCCAGGTGCTGCCGAAAAAGCCAAAGAAACTCTTCTAGAAAAACTTCCAGGTATTAAAATTGTTGATACCCATTGTCCACCTTATGGATTTGAATCCCAAGAAAAAGAAGTAGCACTTATTAACACCAAAATTAAAGCAGCAGCACCAGATATCCTATTTGTTGGATTGGGCGCTCCCAAACAAGAATATTGGATACATGACAACTATCAAGAGCTAGGAGTACCCATTTCTGTTGGTATTGGGGTTAGCTTTGAGTTAGTTGCCAACATGGTGCAAAGAGCACCTGTCTGGATGCAAAAATGGGGTTTAGAATGGCTATTTCGTTTAATCGTCGAGCCAAAACGTTTATGGAAGCGTTATATCATAGGCAATCCTCAGTTTCTTTGGTTAGTACTGATGCAACGGCTCGGTCTGTACAATATAGAGTCTGTTTAA
- a CDS encoding endo-1,4-beta-xylanase: MSKKLTRRRSLYLGLGALTALATFAGNAELKRQRILALDDPQRNFTVVGGGSLKERAASIGLIYGAAIRHDHLRQDAKLAAAVKSECRMLVPEWALKWSTPKNPLRPNPDSFDFSAADEMLEFAHTQGMLFRGHTLVWHESLPDWFANNVNYQNAKQILEKHINTVVGRYAGKIHSWDVVNEAIEPRDGRSDGLRKTPWLKLLGTNYIDYAFRLAAAADPQAILVYNDYGLDYDTSEDEAKRNAVLKLLESLKLQGTPIHALGIQAHLDAAETAFNPRKLRQFLRNVASLGLKIMITELDITDKNLSVDTTVCDRIVARAYEEYLNAVLSEPAVIAVLTWGLSDKYTWLSEFQPRSDGVPVRPLLLDSDMNRKLSWNAVASAFDKSLNSDFSLVRKKLFK, encoded by the coding sequence ATGTCCAAAAAATTAACAAGACGGCGATCGCTTTATTTGGGTTTGGGAGCGTTGACGGCTTTGGCTACTTTTGCTGGAAATGCTGAGTTAAAGCGTCAGCGAATTCTTGCCTTGGATGACCCGCAACGAAACTTTACGGTTGTTGGGGGAGGTTCCTTAAAGGAACGTGCAGCCTCTATTGGGCTAATATATGGAGCAGCTATTCGCCACGACCATCTCAGACAAGATGCTAAACTTGCTGCGGCTGTAAAAAGTGAATGTCGCATGTTAGTTCCTGAATGGGCACTCAAGTGGTCTACTCCGAAAAACCCCTTACGTCCGAACCCAGATAGTTTTGATTTTAGTGCTGCCGATGAGATGCTTGAGTTTGCCCATACTCAAGGTATGCTTTTTAGAGGACATACTTTGGTTTGGCATGAGTCTTTACCTGATTGGTTTGCTAATAATGTGAATTACCAAAACGCCAAACAGATATTGGAGAAACATATTAATACTGTTGTTGGACGTTACGCTGGAAAAATACATTCTTGGGATGTCGTCAACGAGGCTATTGAGCCTAGGGATGGCAGGTCTGACGGTTTGCGAAAAACCCCGTGGCTCAAGTTGTTAGGAACTAATTATATTGACTATGCTTTTCGGCTTGCTGCTGCTGCTGACCCCCAAGCAATACTAGTTTATAACGACTATGGGTTGGACTACGATACGAGTGAGGATGAGGCAAAGCGAAATGCTGTTCTCAAATTATTGGAAAGTTTGAAGTTGCAGGGGACGCCAATTCATGCTCTTGGTATCCAAGCACACCTAGATGCAGCGGAAACTGCTTTCAATCCCAGAAAGTTACGTCAATTCTTGCGTAATGTCGCCAGTTTGGGATTGAAGATCATGATTACCGAATTGGATATTACAGATAAAAATTTATCTGTGGATACAACCGTATGTGACCGTATTGTTGCTAGAGCTTATGAGGAGTATTTGAACGCAGTACTCTCTGAACCAGCTGTTATTGCCGTGTTGACATGGGGCTTAAGTGATAAATACACGTGGTTATCGGAGTTTCAACCACGCTCAGATGGTGTGCCAGTCCGTCCGTTATTACTTGACTCAGATATGAACCGTAAATTGTCATGGAATGCGGTAGCTAGTGCTTTCGACAAATCTCTTAACTCGGATTTCTCACTTGTGAGAAAAAAATTATTCAAATGA